The Stomoxys calcitrans chromosome 3, idStoCalc2.1, whole genome shotgun sequence genome includes a region encoding these proteins:
- the LOC131996074 gene encoding restin homolog produces the protein MQIPSGDFLKTRIALLERQLSEERKKAEDLQFSIDEATFCGDELNNKKREILIKQHQNEALQQELVEKDQSLEKFSLSECGIENLRKELTIVKEEAEKERVQIQSDLILRLEEKSHEVQTLQEQMTNLKSSVDSVERERSNLDDECRILREECKTRDAQIGDITNQLAKLSAELSIKNAECATLDELVKGQQMGSDMEKGKLEEKTREIAKLTEEVSNLQRIKLTLETNLQTAHEELKKLAEIQSGIETKLKEALGQDEARKSDMVALESTMTDLRQKSEKLLCENQDLTNKIQALTDDLEKQKSMGETCAVQVSQKENLLTDSSNKLKSAEETIAKLQKDLEQTLADKEQSLLSKDQEIASLKVEIEKMQNKVTALAGESSVVVQQLSAKITHMESQNKRLEDDLKNSNATIEDQRLKFIQKDELIANKLAALKSTSTALETTTDLMEKLKSEHGAVINRKHELEDSLKKAEDRCAQQQLDLGDLTRKLESSSSKCDSLIQQNEALQQELLAVRTTSSTVKSEVKKLNEEIQQKQTEIVALTNTADQERIQLTGKLEELQQKLSNSSKEYSDLKEVLQKTKEELSKKSQQITELEEKNIKQELQISDQLRQQENLQSKYDSLQKQNESLQGDLMVLRSSTTDSNTEIMKLSQDLASKQKSLDELMDKSSTERACLESQLQANQQRIDGMCSQVETLTQELKKVTEESFSRYEQLKTEQEKCDKLQLEMADRQRKHDSFVTKYEALEEQNRCLQNDLNSLQQGSANSNTEIVKLTEELSQKQKQFQDLADKSNSERLTFEAQLEEANQNLLTKNSEMETLLSQLKNVESSKAELSTASDNAKKELENKFQAELRELKESEAIKQKSIIESFEAQLKNSEQSKSSLDEAISSLQKQIQLLQDELLKSQLDFKAKEADMQKQISIFQTEKEQLHSNLKKAHAEGSSAITTLQQANAKLLQSEQKLKQELEEKDSILAKASCETEQLRIVQSNTKSELDLELQKLRNALELATTESEHRAKLIEEDKRKIQELKDLIESLKTSNENISATNAELAEALEILEQEKCETAHIFEIFEMESDQNTEKFIEKLTNIKKELTSTQLQLSAKDAKLKEKEESLAATDLALKQSHASLEEVRSTSLQTSTQLRELQQANEELKQQYTLTEAKLKEQHEFEQQLEEYKKIIDELDDASTEKTTQLQQLQTHISQLQQNQSKNLEREQALSMECANLQRKLEVAEMEKTKEIVTLKQRISDLQSTSNLKQNGAGNGPRQEGTDNGDSAAQIDFLNSIIADMQKKNDTLKAKIEALEALPTDFTKPKAFELLTRRKPAPRVFCDICDEFDKHETEDCPLQASDDRDYSPPPRDKRNGSKERKVPEPRKYCESCEVFGHEAGECDDECY, from the exons ATGCAAATCCCCAGTGGGGATTTT TTGAAGACACGAATAGCTCTGTTAGAGCGTCAACTAAGTGAAGAACGCAAAAAAGCGGAAGACCTGCAGTTCTCAATCGATGAGGCCACCTTCTGTGGCGATGAGTTGAAT aataaaaaaagagaaatattaATTAAGCAGCAT CAAAATGAAGCGTTGCAGCAGGAACTTGTTGAAAAGGATCAATCTCTTGAGAAGTTCTCTCTATCCGAGTGTGGCATCGAAAACTTGCGCAAGGAATTGACTATTGTCAAGGAGGAGGCTGAAAAGGAGCGCGTCCAAATTCAATCGGATTTGATACTAAGGCTGGAAGAAAAATCCCATGAGGTTCAGACCTTGCAGGAGCAAATGACTAATCTCAAGTCTTCGGTAGACAGCGTTGAAAGGGAACGTTCCAATCTAGACGACGAATGCCGCATACTGCGAGAGGAATGCAAGACACGCGATGCTCAAATTGGTGATATTACGAATCAGTTGGCTAAATTATCGGCTGAATTGTCCATAAAAAATGCAGAGTGTGCCACACTAGATGAACTTGTCAAAGGTCAACAGATGGGTAGCGACATGGAGAAGGGCAAGCTTGAGGAGAAGACACGGGAAATCGCGAAGCTGACGGAAGAAGTGTCCAATCTACAACGCATAAAACTGACTCTGGAGACCAACCTGCAAACGGCACATGAGGAGCTCAAAAAATTGGCGGAGATTCAAAGCGGAATCGagacaaaattaaaagaagCCCTTGGTCAAGATGAAGCGAGAAAGTCGGATATGGTTGCTCTAGAAAGTACCATGACTGATTTACGGCAAAAGAGTGAAAAATTGCTTTGCGAAAACCAGGACCTTACCAACAAAATTCAAGCCCTAACCGATGATTTAGAGAAGCAAAAATCCATGGGGGAAACTTGTGCTGTCCAAGTATCCCAAAAAGAAAATCTCTTGACTGACAGTTCCAATAAGCTTAAATCGGCCGAAGAAACTATCGCAAAACTACAAAAAGATTTGGAGCAAACTCTAGCGGATAAAGAGCAAAGCCTACTTTCCAAGGATCAGGAAATCGCTTCGCTAAAAGTGGAAATCGAGAAGATGCAAAACAAGGTTACGGCTTTGGCCGGCGAGTCTTCGGTCGTTGTTCAGCAATTAAGTGCCAAAATAACCCACATGGAaagccaaaacaaaagacttgaaGACGATTTAAAGAATTCAAATGCCACAATCGAAGACCAACgcttaaaattcattcaaaaagaCGAGCTTATTGCCAACAAGTTGGCTGCATTGAAATCCACATCAACGGCCCTAGAAACAACCACAGATTTGATGGAAAAACTGAAGAGTGAACATGGTGCGGTGATCAATCGAAAACATGAATTGGAAGATTCGCTTAAGAAAGCCGAAGACCGGTGTGCTCAGCAGCAACTTGACCTGGGAGATCTCACGCGCAAATTGGAGAGTTCCAGTAGCAAATGCGACAGTCTTATACAGCAAAATGAGGCATTACAACAGGAACTTCTTGCAGTACGCACAACCAGCAGCACGGTTAAAAGCGAAGTGAAAAAGCTAAACGAAGAAATCCAGCAGAAACAAACTGAAATTGTTGCGTTGACCAACACTGCCGATCAGGAACGCATCCAATTGACGGGAAAACTTGAAGAATTGCAACAGAAACTTTCAAACAGCTCGAAAGAGTACAGTGATCTCAAGGAAGTACTTCAGAAGACAAAGGAAGAACTTAGCAAAAAGTCTCAACAAATTACAGAGCTGGAAGAGAAAAACATTAAGCAAGAGCTGCAAATTAGCGACCAGCTGCGTCAGCAGGAGAATCTCCAAAGTAAATATGActcattacaaaaacaaaacgaatcCTTGCAGGGTGACCTAATGGTCCTAAGATCATCCACAACAGACTCTAATACAGAGATCATGAAACTTTCACAAGATTTGGCCAGCAAACAAAAGTCACTCGACGAACTGATGGACAAATCTAGCACTGAGCGTGCCTGCTTGGAAAGCCAACTACAAGCAAATCAACAGAGAATCGATGGAATGTGCAGCCAAGTGGAGACTTTGACGCAAGAGCTGAAAAAAGTCACTGAAGAAAGTTTCTCACGCTACGAGCAGCTCAAAACGGAGCAAGAAAAATGTGACAAATTGCAACTGGAAATGGCTGATAGGCAAAGAAAACACGACAGTTTTGTGACTAAATATGAAGCGCTTGAAGAGCAGAATAGGTGCTTACAGAATGATTTAAATAGCTTGCAGCAAGGTTCGGCCAACTCTAACACCGAGATTGTGAAGCTCACCGAAGAGTTGTCGCAAAAGCAGAAACAATTTCAAGATTTGGCAGACAAATCAAACAGTGAACGCCTCACATTTGAAGCCCAACTAGAAGAGGCCAACCAAAACCTTCTAACAAAGAATAGCGAAATGGAAACGCTGCTGTCTCAGTTAAAAAATGTGGAATCTTCCAAAGCGGAACTGTCTACAGCGTCTGACAATGCCAAGAAAGAACTTGAGAATAAATTCCAAGCAGAGCTCAGGGAACTCAAGGAATCGGAAGCTATCAAACAAAAGTCCATCATCGAAAGCTTTGAAGCACAGCTCAAAAATTCGGAACAATCCAAGTCGTCTCTGGACGAAGCCATCTCTAGCCTTCAAAAGCAAATACAGTTGTTGCAGGATGAGTTGCTCAAATCACAGCTAGACTTTAAAGCAAAGGAAGCAGACATGCAAAAGCAAATTTCCATTTTCCAAACAGAGAAGGAGCAACTCCATTCTAATCTCAAAAAAGCTCACGCCGAAGGTTCTTCGGCTATCACAACTTTGCAGCAGGCGAATGCTAAACTTCTGCAGTCTGAGCAGAAACTTAAGCAAGAGCTAGAGGAAAAAGATAGTATTTTAGCGAAGGCTTCGTGTGAAACGGAACAGCTTCGTATTGTGCAGTCCAACACAAAGTCCGAACTTGACTTGGAGCTTCAGAAACTCCGTAATGCTTTAGAACTTGCGACAACTGAATCTGAGCACAGAGCCAAACTTATCGAGGAGGACAAACGCAAAATCCAAGAGCTTAAAGACCTCATCGAATCTCTCAAAACGTCCAATGAAAATATCTCTGCCACCAATGCCGAACTTGCCGAAGCCTTAGAAATACTGGAACAAGAAAAATGTGAAACAGCCCACATATTTGAGATTTTTGAAATGGAGTCCGATCAAAATACCGAAAAATTCATCGAAAAATTGACGAATATTAAGAAAGAACTTACGAGCACACAGCTTCAGTTGAGCGCAAAAGACGCCAAACTCAAGGAAAAAGAAGAAAGCTTAGCAGCAACAGATCTTGCCCTAAAACAATCGCATGCTTCTCTTGAAGAGGTCCGATCAACTAGCCTGCAAACTTCAACCCAACTCAGAGAACTGCAACAGGCGAACGAAGAGCTTAAACAGCAGTATACGCTAACCGAAGCTAAGCTCAAAGAACAGCACGAGTTCGAACAACAACTTgaagaatacaaaaaaataatcgacgAATTAGACGATGCATCAACGGAGAAGACGACACAACTGCAGCAGCTGCAAACGCACATTAGCCAACTCCAGCAAAATCAATCTAAAAATCTGGAGAGAGAGCAGGCGCTAAGCATGGAATGCGCCAATCTCCAACGGAAACTGGAAGTGGCCGAAATGGAAAAGACCAAAGAAATAGTGACGCTAAAACAACGAATTAGCGACTTACAATCCACAAGCAATCTTAAACAAAATGGTGCCGGCAATGGTCCACGCCAAGAG GGCACAGACAATGGTGACAGTGCAGCGCAAATCGATTTCCTCAACTCCATAATAGCCGACATGCAGAAGAAAAACGATACCCTCAAAGCCAAAATAGAAGCTCTCGAAGCATTACCTACAGATTTcacaaa accgAAGGCTTTTGAATTGTTAACAAGAAGGAAACCTGCACCTCGGGTCTTTTGTGATATTTGCGACGAATTTGACAAACACGAAACCGAAGATTGTCCACTACAAGCCTCCGATGATAGGGACTACTCGCCACCGCCAAGAGATAAAAGAAATGGTTCGAAGGAAAGAAAAGTACCCGAACCGCGCAAGTATTGTGAATCATGTGAAG tATTTGGCCACGAAGCCGGAGAATGTGATGATGAATGTTATTAG